One region of Streptomyces sp. NBC_00442 genomic DNA includes:
- the dapA gene encoding 4-hydroxy-tetrahydrodipicolinate synthase yields the protein MAPISTPQTPFGRVLTAMITPFTADGALDLDGAQRLAAHLVDAGNDGLIVNGTTGESPTTSDAEKDQLVRAVLEAVGDRAHVVAGIGTNDTRHTLELARTAARSGAHGLLAVTPYYNKPSQEGLLRHFSAIADATELPVMLYDIPGRSGVPIDTETLVRLAEHPRIVANKDAKGDLGRASWAIARSGLAWYSGDDMLNLPLLSVGACGFVSVVGHLVTPELRALLEAYLAGDVTKATEIHQRLLPVYTGMFRTQGVMTTKAALARKGLPAGPLRLPMVELTAEESSQLALDLAAGGVQL from the coding sequence ATGGCTCCGATCTCCACTCCGCAGACCCCCTTCGGGCGGGTCCTCACCGCCATGATCACGCCCTTCACGGCGGACGGCGCACTCGACCTCGACGGCGCCCAGCGACTGGCGGCCCATCTGGTCGACGCAGGCAACGACGGACTCATCGTCAACGGCACCACCGGCGAGTCCCCGACCACCAGCGACGCGGAGAAAGACCAGCTCGTACGAGCCGTCCTCGAGGCCGTCGGAGACCGGGCCCACGTCGTGGCCGGCATCGGAACCAACGACACCCGCCACACCCTCGAACTCGCCCGTACGGCCGCACGCTCCGGCGCACACGGCCTGCTCGCGGTGACCCCGTACTACAACAAGCCCTCCCAGGAGGGCCTGCTCCGGCACTTCTCGGCCATCGCCGACGCCACCGAGCTCCCGGTGATGCTCTACGACATCCCCGGCCGCAGCGGCGTCCCGATCGACACCGAGACCCTCGTCCGACTCGCCGAGCACCCCAGGATCGTCGCCAACAAGGACGCCAAGGGCGACCTCGGCCGCGCCAGCTGGGCCATCGCCCGCTCCGGCCTCGCCTGGTACTCCGGCGACGACATGCTCAACCTGCCCCTGCTCTCGGTCGGCGCCTGCGGATTCGTCTCCGTCGTCGGCCACCTGGTCACCCCCGAGCTCCGCGCACTCCTCGAGGCCTACCTCGCCGGCGACGTGACCAAGGCCACCGAGATCCACCAGCGCCTGCTCCCCGTCTACACCGGCATGTTCCGCACCCAGGGCGTCATGACCACCAAGGCCGCCCTCGCCCGCAAGGGCCTCCCCGCCGGGCCGCTCCGGCTCCCCATGGTCGAACTCACGGCAGAAGAATCAAGCCAGCTGGCGCTCGATCTGGCAGCCGGTGGGGTACAGCTCTAA
- the thyX gene encoding FAD-dependent thymidylate synthase, with amino-acid sequence MTDTPAPDLKPSFRTDVTVELVKHAASDSDVLWAARVSTAGEQSLEELQKDPERSKGLINYLMRDRHGSPFEHNSMTFFISAPIFVFREFMRHRVGWSYNEESGRYRELQPVFYVPGADRKLVQQGRPGKYEFVEGSPEQQELTARVMEDSYRRSYEAYQEMLAAGVAREVARATLPVGLFSSMYATCNARSLMHFLGLRTQHELAKVPSFPQREIEMVGEKMEREWAALMPLTHAAFNTNGRVAP; translated from the coding sequence GTGACCGACACCCCCGCCCCTGATCTCAAGCCCAGCTTCCGCACCGACGTCACCGTCGAGCTGGTCAAGCACGCGGCGTCCGACTCCGACGTGCTCTGGGCAGCCCGGGTGTCCACGGCCGGCGAGCAGTCCCTCGAAGAGCTCCAGAAGGACCCCGAGCGCTCCAAGGGCCTCATCAACTACCTGATGCGGGACCGGCACGGCAGCCCCTTCGAGCACAACTCGATGACCTTCTTCATCAGCGCGCCGATCTTCGTCTTCCGCGAGTTCATGCGGCACCGCGTGGGCTGGTCCTACAACGAGGAATCGGGCCGCTATAGGGAGCTCCAGCCGGTCTTCTACGTCCCGGGCGCCGACCGCAAGCTGGTCCAGCAGGGCCGCCCCGGCAAGTACGAGTTCGTCGAGGGCTCGCCGGAGCAGCAGGAGCTGACCGCCCGCGTCATGGAGGACTCCTACCGCCGCTCGTACGAGGCGTACCAGGAGATGCTGGCGGCCGGAGTGGCCCGCGAGGTCGCCCGCGCCACGCTCCCGGTCGGCCTCTTCTCCTCGATGTACGCGACGTGCAACGCGCGGTCGCTGATGCACTTCCTCGGCCTGCGCACCCAGCACGAGCTGGCGAAGGTGCCGTCCTTCCCGCAGCGGGAGATCGAGATGGTCGGCGAGAAGATGGAGCGCGAGTGGGCCGCGCTGATGCCGCTCACCCATGCGGCCTTCAACACCAATGGCCGGGTGGCGCCGTAA
- the dapB gene encoding 4-hydroxy-tetrahydrodipicolinate reductase, with amino-acid sequence MSKLRVAVLGAKGRIGSEAVRAVEAAEDMELVAALGRGDDLETLAESGAQVAVELTTPASVMDNLEFCVRHGIHAVVGTTGWTEDRLAQLNTWLAASPATGVLIAPNFSIGAVLTMKFAQLAAPYFESVEVVELHHPNKVDAPSGTATRTAQLIAAARAEAGVGPAPDATTTALDGARGADVDGIPVHAVRLRGLLAHQEVLLGAEGETLTVRHDSLHHSSFMPGILLGARRVVTTPGLTFGLEHFLDLN; translated from the coding sequence ATGAGCAAGCTGCGCGTGGCGGTCCTCGGAGCCAAGGGCCGGATCGGTTCCGAAGCGGTACGAGCCGTGGAGGCCGCCGAGGACATGGAACTGGTCGCGGCCCTCGGCCGCGGCGACGACCTGGAGACGCTCGCCGAGAGCGGCGCCCAGGTCGCCGTCGAACTGACCACCCCCGCCTCGGTGATGGACAACCTGGAGTTCTGTGTACGCCACGGAATCCACGCCGTCGTCGGCACCACGGGCTGGACCGAGGACCGCCTCGCGCAGCTGAACACCTGGCTCGCCGCGTCCCCGGCGACCGGCGTGCTCATCGCTCCGAACTTCTCCATCGGCGCCGTCCTGACCATGAAGTTCGCCCAGCTCGCGGCCCCGTACTTCGAATCCGTCGAGGTCGTCGAACTGCACCACCCCAACAAGGTCGACGCCCCCTCCGGCACCGCCACGCGCACCGCCCAGCTCATCGCCGCGGCCCGCGCCGAAGCCGGGGTCGGCCCCGCGCCCGACGCCACCACCACGGCGCTCGACGGCGCCCGCGGCGCCGACGTGGACGGCATCCCCGTGCACGCGGTACGCCTGCGCGGGCTCCTGGCCCACCAGGAAGTGCTGCTCGGCGCCGAGGGCGAGACCCTGACCGTGCGCCACGACTCCCTCCACCACAGCAGCTTCATGCCGGGCATCCTGCTCGGCGCCCGCCGCGTGGTGACCACCCCGGGCCTCACCTTCGGCCTGGAACACTTCCTCGACCTCAACTGA
- a CDS encoding M16 family metallopeptidase yields the protein MTSRSSATTARTSSEGRAVARTQTLLKGRNGIGTVRRTTLPGGLRVVTETLPSVRSATFGIWVQVGSRDETPTLNGATHYLEHLLFKGTSKRSALDISSALDAVGGEMNAFTAKEYTCYYARVLDTDLPLAIDVVCDMLTDSLILAEDIDAERGVILEEIAMTEDDPGDCVHDLFAHTMLGDTPLGRPVLGTVDTINALTQAQISRFYKKHYDPRHLVVAAAGNVDHATVVRQVRKAFEKAGALSRTDAAPLAPRGGSRTLKAAGRMELLNRRTEQAHVVLGMPGLARTDERRWALGVLNTALGGGMSSRLFQEVREKRGLAYSVYSYTSGFADCGLFGVYAGCRPSQVHDVLKICRDELDRVAADGLSDDEIGRAVGQLSGSTVLGLEDTGALMNRIGKSELCWGEQMSVDDMLARMAEVTPDDVREVARDVLGQRPSLSVIGPLKDKQADRLHEAVA from the coding sequence GTGACGTCCCGTAGTTCCGCGACGACGGCCCGCACCTCTTCGGAGGGGCGGGCCGTCGCCCGTACCCAAACGCTCCTGAAGGGTCGGAACGGCATCGGCACCGTCCGCCGCACGACCCTCCCCGGCGGCCTGCGGGTCGTCACCGAAACCCTTCCCTCCGTACGGTCCGCGACCTTCGGCATCTGGGTCCAGGTGGGTTCGCGCGACGAGACGCCGACGCTGAACGGGGCCACCCACTACCTGGAACACCTCCTGTTCAAGGGCACCAGCAAGCGCAGTGCCCTCGACATCTCCTCCGCCCTCGACGCGGTCGGCGGCGAGATGAACGCCTTCACGGCGAAGGAGTACACCTGCTACTACGCGCGGGTCCTCGACACCGACCTGCCGCTCGCCATCGACGTCGTGTGCGACATGCTCACCGACTCGCTGATCCTCGCCGAGGACATCGACGCCGAACGCGGCGTCATCCTCGAAGAGATCGCGATGACCGAGGACGACCCGGGCGACTGCGTGCACGACCTGTTCGCGCACACCATGCTCGGCGACACCCCCCTCGGCCGCCCGGTCCTCGGCACCGTCGACACCATCAACGCCCTCACCCAGGCGCAGATCTCCCGCTTCTACAAGAAGCACTACGACCCGCGCCACCTGGTCGTCGCGGCCGCCGGCAACGTCGACCACGCCACCGTCGTACGCCAGGTCCGCAAGGCCTTCGAGAAGGCCGGCGCGCTGTCCCGCACGGACGCCGCCCCCCTCGCCCCGCGCGGCGGCTCCCGCACCCTGAAGGCCGCCGGCCGCATGGAGCTCCTCAACCGCCGCACGGAACAGGCCCACGTGGTCCTCGGCATGCCGGGCCTCGCCCGCACCGACGAGCGCCGCTGGGCCCTTGGCGTCCTGAACACGGCACTGGGCGGCGGCATGTCGTCCCGCCTGTTCCAGGAGGTCCGCGAGAAGCGCGGCCTGGCCTACAGCGTGTACTCCTACACCTCGGGCTTCGCCGACTGCGGCCTGTTCGGCGTGTACGCGGGCTGCCGCCCCAGCCAGGTCCACGACGTCCTGAAGATCTGCCGCGACGAACTGGACCGGGTCGCAGCCGATGGCCTCTCGGACGACGAGATCGGCCGCGCCGTAGGCCAGCTCTCCGGCTCCACCGTCCTCGGCCTCGAGGACACCGGCGCCCTGATGAACCGCATCGGCAAGAGCGAACTGTGCTGGGGCGAGCAGATGTCGGTCGACGACATGCTGGCCCGGATGGCCGAGGTCACCCCGGACGACGTCCGCGAGGTGGCCCGTGATGTCCTGGGGCAGCGTCCCTCGCTGTCCGTCATCGGCCCGCTGAAGGACAAGCAGGCCGACCGCCTCCACGAAGCGGTCGCGTAA
- a CDS encoding polyribonucleotide nucleotidyltransferase has protein sequence MENETHYAEAVIDNGTFGTRTIRFETGRLAKQAAGSAVAYLDDDTMVLSATTASKKPKDQLDFFPLTVDVEERQYAAGKIPGSFFRREGRPSEDAILTCRLIDRPLRPSFKKGLRNEIQVVATIMALNPDHLYDVVAINAASASTQLAGLPFSGPIGGVRVALINGQWVAFPTHTELEDAVFDMVVAGRALEDGDVAIMMVEAEATEKTIQLVKGGAEAPTEEVVASGLDAAKPFIKVLCKAQADLAAKAAKPTGEFPVFLDYQDDVLEALTAAVKGELAQALTIAGKQDREAELDRVKEIAADKLLPQFEGREKEISAAYRALTKKLVRERVIKDKVRIDGRGITDIRTLAAEVEAIPRVHGSALFERGETQILGVTTLNMLRMEQQLDTLSPVTRKRYMHNYNFPPYSVGETGRVGSPKRREIGHGALAERAIVPVLPTREEFPYAIRQVSEALGSNGSTSMGSVCASTMSLLNAGVPLKAPVAGIAMGLISQEIDGKTHYVALTDILGAEDAFGDMDFKVAGTKEFVTALQLDTKLDGIPASVLAAALKQARDARLHILDVMMEAIDTPDEMSPNAPRIITVKIPVDKIGEVIGPKGKMINQIQEDTGAEITIEDDGTIYIGAQVGSQAEAARATINSIANPTMPEVGERYLGTVVKTTTFGAFVSLMPGKDGLLHISQIRKLAGGKRVENVEDVLGVGAKVQVEIAEIDSRGKLSLVPVIEGETADDADKDDAAK, from the coding sequence GTGGAGAACGAGACCCACTACGCCGAGGCCGTCATCGACAACGGCACCTTCGGCACCCGCACCATCCGCTTCGAGACGGGCCGCCTGGCCAAGCAGGCCGCCGGCTCCGCCGTGGCGTACCTGGACGACGACACCATGGTCCTCTCGGCGACCACCGCGTCCAAGAAGCCCAAGGACCAGCTCGACTTCTTCCCCCTGACGGTGGACGTCGAGGAGCGGCAGTACGCGGCCGGCAAGATCCCCGGCTCCTTCTTCCGCCGCGAGGGCCGCCCCTCCGAGGACGCGATCCTCACCTGCCGCCTGATCGACCGCCCGCTGCGCCCGTCCTTCAAGAAGGGCCTGCGCAACGAGATCCAGGTCGTCGCCACGATCATGGCGCTCAACCCCGACCACCTGTACGACGTCGTCGCGATCAACGCCGCGTCCGCGTCCACCCAGCTGGCCGGTCTGCCCTTCTCCGGCCCGATCGGCGGCGTCCGCGTCGCGCTGATCAACGGCCAGTGGGTCGCCTTCCCGACGCACACCGAGCTCGAGGACGCCGTCTTCGACATGGTCGTCGCCGGTCGCGCCCTCGAGGACGGCGACGTCGCGATCATGATGGTCGAGGCCGAGGCCACCGAGAAGACCATCCAGCTGGTCAAGGGCGGCGCCGAGGCGCCGACCGAAGAGGTCGTCGCCTCCGGTCTGGACGCCGCGAAGCCCTTCATCAAGGTCCTCTGCAAGGCCCAGGCCGACCTCGCCGCCAAGGCCGCGAAGCCCACCGGCGAGTTCCCCGTCTTCCTCGACTACCAGGACGACGTCCTGGAGGCGCTCACCGCCGCCGTCAAGGGCGAGCTCGCCCAGGCGCTCACCATCGCCGGCAAGCAGGACCGCGAGGCCGAGCTGGACCGCGTCAAGGAGATCGCCGCCGACAAGCTGCTCCCGCAGTTCGAAGGCCGCGAGAAGGAGATCTCCGCCGCGTACCGCGCGCTGACCAAGAAGCTGGTCCGCGAGCGCGTCATCAAGGACAAGGTCCGCATCGACGGCCGCGGCATCACGGACATCCGTACGCTCGCCGCCGAGGTCGAGGCCATCCCGCGCGTGCACGGCTCGGCGCTGTTCGAGCGTGGCGAGACCCAGATCCTGGGCGTCACCACCCTCAACATGCTCCGCATGGAGCAGCAGCTGGACACCCTCTCCCCGGTGACCCGCAAGCGCTACATGCACAACTACAACTTCCCGCCGTACTCGGTCGGCGAGACCGGCCGCGTGGGCTCGCCCAAGCGCCGCGAGATCGGCCACGGCGCGCTCGCCGAGCGCGCCATCGTGCCGGTGCTGCCGACGCGCGAGGAGTTCCCCTACGCGATCCGTCAGGTGTCCGAGGCCCTCGGCTCCAACGGCTCGACGTCCATGGGCTCGGTCTGCGCCTCCACCATGTCGCTCCTGAACGCCGGTGTGCCGCTCAAGGCCCCCGTCGCCGGTATCGCCATGGGCCTCATCTCGCAGGAGATCGACGGCAAGACGCACTACGTCGCCCTCACCGACATCCTCGGTGCCGAGGACGCGTTCGGCGACATGGACTTCAAGGTCGCCGGCACCAAGGAGTTCGTCACCGCGCTCCAGCTCGACACCAAGCTCGACGGCATCCCGGCCTCCGTCCTGGCCGCCGCCCTCAAGCAGGCCCGTGACGCCCGCCTCCACATCCTCGACGTGATGATGGAAGCGATCGACACGCCGGACGAGATGTCCCCCAACGCCCCGCGGATCATCACCGTCAAGATCCCCGTGGACAAGATCGGCGAGGTCATCGGCCCCAAGGGCAAGATGATCAACCAGATCCAGGAGGACACCGGCGCCGAGATCACGATCGAGGACGACGGCACCATCTACATCGGTGCGCAGGTCGGCTCGCAGGCCGAGGCCGCCCGCGCCACGATCAACAGCATCGCCAACCCGACGATGCCCGAGGTCGGCGAGCGCTACCTGGGTACGGTCGTCAAGACCACCACCTTCGGTGCGTTCGTGTCCCTGATGCCCGGCAAGGACGGTCTGCTGCACATCTCGCAGATCCGCAAGCTCGCCGGTGGCAAGCGCGTCGAGAACGTCGAGGACGTGCTCGGCGTGGGCGCCAAGGTCCAGGTCGAGATCGCCGAGATCGACTCCCGCGGCAAGCTCTCCCTGGTCCCCGTGATCGAGGGCGAGACGGCCGACGACGCTGACAAGGACGACGCGGCCAAGTGA
- the rpsO gene encoding 30S ribosomal protein S15: protein MPLDAATKKQIMSEFGQKEGDTGSPEVQVAMLSRRISDLTEHLKTHKHDHHSRRGLLILVGQRRRLLQYLAKKDIQRFRTLVDRLGIRRGAAGGAR from the coding sequence GTGCCGCTCGACGCCGCTACGAAGAAGCAGATCATGTCCGAGTTCGGCCAGAAGGAGGGCGACACCGGCTCCCCCGAGGTCCAGGTCGCCATGCTCTCGCGCCGCATCTCCGACCTGACGGAGCACCTCAAGACGCACAAGCACGACCACCACTCCCGTCGTGGCCTGCTGATCCTCGTCGGCCAGCGCCGTCGCCTTCTGCAGTACCTGGCCAAGAAGGACATCCAGCGCTTCCGTACGCTGGTCGACCGCCTGGGCATCCGTCGCGGTGCGGCCGGCGGCGCCCGCTGA
- the eccD gene encoding type VII secretion integral membrane protein EccD, which translates to MSTTTTATTAAEPNRPDRATGAGLGFCRVTIVAPDGRIDVALPDDIPVADIYPEILRLAQQSPVEGAPVGYSLVRRDGTVLDSARSFAAQSILDGELLTLRPFSESLPPAVFDDVSEAVASAVTHDRTLWNSDLTRAAGLIGGGVLPALLAFAAWSGDPRHDMHGLPGVLAAVAGVLLLTLGAVRARIYDDQLSAVALGLGALPNIAVAGSGLLPLAAHHGIGRLQMLLACAAVLIASLVLTLLSPRGDGPFVAFVLASAVGALVVFAAILTDMTPTETAAVAAQLAVGALAFLPGLSMRFARLPIGFDAPHGSQRDADDDATAQPVDAERIAAQARRGHELLVGLVGGCAVLAVTGAAVLGFSDDMWGRLLALATGIALLMRAHLFRYTAQVAATLAAGLGALVLLGLGLCVNAPRDLMKDALKGNTAGLDIHTLWLVAAIAVAAALVTAIALIVPNRGVTPFWGRFLEIAEGFVLLTLLPLTLAVFNVYARARALTG; encoded by the coding sequence GTGAGCACGACGACCACCGCGACGACGGCCGCCGAGCCGAACCGGCCGGACCGGGCAACCGGGGCGGGACTCGGATTCTGCCGGGTGACGATCGTCGCACCGGACGGCCGCATCGACGTGGCACTGCCCGACGACATCCCGGTCGCCGACATCTACCCCGAGATCCTGCGGCTCGCCCAGCAGAGCCCCGTCGAGGGCGCCCCCGTGGGCTACTCCCTCGTGCGCCGCGACGGCACCGTCCTCGACAGCGCCCGCTCGTTCGCCGCCCAGTCGATCCTCGACGGCGAACTGCTCACCCTGCGCCCGTTCTCCGAATCGCTGCCCCCCGCCGTCTTCGACGACGTGTCCGAGGCGGTCGCCTCCGCGGTCACCCACGACCGCACCCTGTGGAACAGCGACCTGACGCGCGCCGCCGGCCTCATCGGCGGCGGCGTCCTGCCCGCACTGCTCGCCTTCGCGGCCTGGAGCGGCGACCCGCGGCACGACATGCACGGCCTGCCAGGCGTCCTCGCCGCCGTCGCCGGAGTGCTCCTGCTCACCCTCGGCGCCGTCCGCGCCCGCATCTACGACGACCAGCTCTCCGCCGTCGCCCTCGGTCTCGGCGCGCTGCCCAACATCGCCGTGGCCGGCTCCGGGCTCCTGCCGCTCGCCGCCCACCACGGCATCGGCCGCCTCCAGATGCTGCTCGCCTGCGCCGCCGTCCTCATCGCCTCGCTGGTGCTCACCCTGCTCTCGCCCCGCGGCGACGGGCCCTTCGTCGCGTTCGTGCTCGCCTCCGCGGTCGGCGCGCTCGTCGTGTTCGCGGCGATCCTCACCGACATGACCCCCACCGAGACCGCCGCGGTCGCCGCCCAGCTCGCCGTCGGCGCGCTCGCCTTCCTGCCCGGCCTCTCCATGCGCTTCGCCCGGCTGCCCATCGGCTTCGACGCACCCCACGGCTCCCAGCGCGACGCCGACGACGACGCCACCGCGCAGCCCGTCGACGCCGAGCGCATCGCCGCCCAGGCCCGGCGCGGCCACGAGCTGCTCGTCGGGCTGGTCGGCGGCTGCGCCGTCCTCGCCGTCACCGGCGCCGCCGTCCTCGGCTTCAGCGACGACATGTGGGGCCGCCTGCTCGCCCTGGCCACCGGCATCGCCCTGCTGATGCGCGCCCACCTCTTCCGCTACACCGCCCAGGTCGCCGCGACCCTCGCCGCCGGGCTCGGGGCCCTGGTCCTGCTCGGTCTCGGCCTGTGCGTCAACGCGCCGCGCGACCTGATGAAGGACGCCCTCAAGGGCAACACCGCGGGCCTCGACATCCACACGCTGTGGCTGGTCGCCGCGATCGCCGTCGCCGCGGCACTGGTCACCGCCATCGCCCTGATCGTGCCGAACCGGGGCGTCACCCCGTTCTGGGGCCGCTTCCTGGAGATCGCCGAAGGCTTCGTCCTGCTCACGCTGCTGCCGCTGACCCTGGCCGTCTTCAACGTGTACGCCCGAGCCCGCGCCCTGACCGGCTGA